One Delphinus delphis chromosome 3, mDelDel1.2, whole genome shotgun sequence genomic region harbors:
- the LOC132423422 gene encoding uncharacterized protein yields MSSGKGLAGDDHFRRKIFNQRTTKPPHLRKLRKAHYATVSRLPEPQTSKSRETHPGAEVSAGNAAPPTPARDEPRPASSSDSGPGLPPGSSQPGKRRSYLSSAPSYRAVGGGGRRRGLPARQPNSLVRLLRLSLSGSAPRTSSSCTSGVRRRLKRHCAHVGGGCDKPEGGGAWSLGRFLWRLLNNGKEQATNTWNNMNEPQNIKLSERSLACKKGFLE; encoded by the exons ATGTCTTCTGGTAAAGGTTTGGCAGGTGATGATCATTTTCGTAGAAAAATCTTCAACCAGAGAACCACCAAACCTCCCCACCTGAGAAAGCTTAGAAAGGCCCATTACGCTACAGTCTCTAGGCTCCCAGAACCCCAAACGTCCAAGAGTAGGGAGACTCATCCAGG GGCAGAAGTGTCCGCAGGAAACGCGGCGCCACCGACCCCCGCCCGAGACGAACCAAGGCCAGCCTCTTCCTCTGATTCCGGCCCGGGCCTGCCCCCCGGGAGTTCACAACCCGGCAAACGCAGGTCCTACCTGAGCTCTGCCCCCAGCTACAGGGCTGTGGGGGGAGGCGGGAGGAGGCGTGGCCTTCCAGCTCGCCAGCCGAACTCCCTCGTGCGGTTGTTACGACTTTCCCTCTCCGGATCCGCGCCCCGAACAAGTTCCAGTTGCACTTCCGGGGTCCGCAGGAGATTGAAACGTCATTGCGCACACGTCGGCGGCGGCTGCGACAAGCCGGAAGGAGGCGGGGCGTGGTCGCTGGGTCGGTTCTTGTGGCG ACTACTAAACAATGGAAAGGAACAAGCCACTAATACCTggaacaacatgaatgaacctcaaaacattaagctgagtgaaagaagccttgCATGCAAAAAAG gtTTCCTGGAATAA